The DNA segment CAGCGTCACCAGTAGCTTCATACTTTAAAGGTGTTTTATTGTTTGTTTTTTTATCTGTTTCAAAATATACTTCAACTTTTTTTGCATTTAATCTATCTTGATTCATTTTTACTTTTACATTTCCTGTAAAAATAGATATACCTTTTTTGTCATCTGCTTGAAAATCTATTGAATCAATTTCCAAAATATCATTTTGTGCAAATAGTACAGTTGAGAAAAGTAGTGTTGCTACCAAATATTTCATTTATTTTCCTTTTTTATCATTAAGATCAATTTTAAAATGTG comes from the Aliarcobacter cibarius genome and includes:
- the lptA gene encoding lipopolysaccharide transport periplasmic protein LptA, with protein sequence MKYLVATLLFSTVLFAQNDILEIDSIDFQADDKKGISIFTGNVKVKMNQDRLNAKKVEVYFETDKKTNNKTPLKYEATGDADFEIVTADKHYVGKGDKIIYDPKKEEYNIIGNGFVHEKKDDRKVYGDNIFINQLSGEAKVKGSENKPVKFIINVERGEK